In Pleurocapsa sp. PCC 7319, the following are encoded in one genomic region:
- a CDS encoding esterase-like activity of phytase family protein, with protein sequence MTTLIQTIDTSLFSPPSPDPAGIVFLEDSNSFLLISDSEVEETPIFAGVNLFTTNLDGNVTNTGDTLSFSAEPTGLSYDSANDILFVSDDANQRIYQVTSGNDGIFGTSDDNLIDELATGSIGRTDPDPFGSGDPEDVAFRPGSGTLFISEGINHRIYEVNTDGNLISSFDTTDFGLFDPEGIEFNPESGNFFIVGEPTDELFEVTADGNLVQRININEANPVQPAGVTIAPSSDNTANRSLYIADRGIDESVDINENDGKVYEFALEETIFATVRDTVNLNGNTFNDEDVFAYNARTGTWSQYFDGSDVGLSSGDLDAIHLNDDGSLLFSLNASNNTVSGIGNVDDSDIVRFIPTSTGTNTAGNFELYFDGSDVGLTQGGEDIDAISIHSDGDIFISTNGFFDVEFGTVTGEDKDVLRFSPDSLGSLTSGNWSLYLDGSDVGLSGSNEDIKGLSIYDDDEIVVSSLSDFAANDVTGNGSDLFSFKSTTLGDNTSGIFSLFSDGAANGFGNQVIADFTIV encoded by the coding sequence TGTTTTCACCACCCAGTCCAGATCCAGCAGGGATAGTTTTTCTAGAAGATTCTAATAGCTTTTTATTAATTTCCGATTCTGAAGTCGAAGAAACACCTATTTTTGCTGGAGTAAACCTTTTTACCACCAATTTAGATGGTAATGTAACTAATACTGGAGACACATTAAGTTTTTCGGCAGAACCTACTGGATTAAGCTACGATTCCGCTAACGATATTTTATTTGTTTCGGACGATGCTAATCAAAGGATCTATCAAGTCACTTCTGGCAATGATGGCATCTTTGGGACATCGGACGATAATTTAATTGACGAATTGGCCACCGGGTCTATCGGAAGAACTGACCCTGACCCTTTTGGAAGTGGTGACCCTGAAGATGTTGCTTTTCGTCCTGGGTCGGGAACCCTCTTTATTTCTGAAGGGATAAATCATCGGATTTATGAAGTTAATACTGACGGTAATTTGATCAGTAGTTTTGATACGACTGATTTTGGTCTATTTGATCCCGAAGGTATTGAATTTAACCCAGAAAGCGGTAATTTTTTCATTGTTGGTGAGCCTACAGATGAATTGTTTGAAGTTACTGCCGATGGCAATTTAGTACAAAGAATAAATATTAATGAAGCTAATCCCGTACAACCTGCTGGAGTTACCATTGCACCTAGCAGTGACAATACTGCTAATAGAAGTCTTTATATAGCCGATCGCGGTATTGATGAAAGTGTAGATATCAATGAAAACGATGGCAAAGTTTACGAGTTTGCTCTAGAAGAAACTATTTTTGCTACAGTTCGCGACACCGTTAATTTAAATGGAAATACCTTCAATGATGAAGATGTTTTTGCTTATAATGCTCGCACGGGAACATGGTCTCAATACTTTGATGGTTCTGACGTTGGTTTGAGTAGTGGAGATCTTGACGCTATTCATTTAAATGATGATGGAAGCCTTTTATTTAGTTTAAATGCATCAAATAACACAGTCTCTGGTATTGGTAATGTTGATGATTCTGATATAGTTCGCTTTATTCCCACTTCGACAGGTACCAATACTGCTGGCAATTTTGAACTTTACTTTGACGGTTCTGATGTAGGGCTAACTCAGGGTGGTGAAGACATTGATGCAATTTCAATCCATTCAGATGGCGATATATTCATTAGTACCAATGGTTTTTTTGATGTTGAGTTTGGAACGGTAACAGGTGAGGACAAAGATGTACTTCGATTTTCTCCTGATAGTCTAGGTTCTTTGACCAGCGGTAATTGGTCTTTATATTTAGACGGCTCTGATGTGGGTTTGAGCGGCAGCAACGAAGATATCAAAGGATTATCGATTTACGATGATGATGAAATTGTTGTTAGTAGTCTTAGTGACTTTGCTGCTAATGATGTAACTGGTAATGGTAGCGATCTGTTTTCCTTCAAATCTACAACACTTGGAGATAATACTAGTGGTATTTTTTCCCTATTCTCAGATGGTGCGGCGAACGGATTTGGTAATCAAGTAATTGCTGATTTCACTATTGTCTAG